Proteins encoded by one window of Venturia canescens isolate UGA chromosome 2, ASM1945775v1, whole genome shotgun sequence:
- the LOC122407359 gene encoding uncharacterized protein, with translation MGDKEHHVHFSGGSGMGKDNNIMIQPQRHGHIDAHLGFLQLHHRYHIEFSVPWNVCIHGEGQSMAPAVVVGNSNPNCSVIDFAQDKDGLRLKVDLLAYKEKIIKEEVQLMCCKSGSPLNILIHARVLGKDKGTPLLRNGIKSVAIVANEDDEDEDDDDVSE, from the exons ATGGGGGACAAAG AACATCACGTGCACTTCAGCGGCGGTAGTGGAATGGGCaaagataataatataatgatACAACCTCAACGTCACGGTCACATTGATGCACATCTCGGTTTCCTGCAGCTTCATCACAG ATATCACATCGAATTTTCGGTGCCGTGGAACGTGTGTATACACGGGGAAGGTCAAAGTATGGCTCCCGCTGTGGTCGTAGGCAACTCGAATCCCAATTGCTCTGTAATTGATTTCGCTCAGGACAAGGACGGTCTAAG ATTAAAAGTCGATCTTTTGGCCTACAAGGAAAAGATAATAAAAGAGGAAGTTCAGCTCATGTGCTGCAAGTCAGGATCACCTTTGAACATCCTCATCCATGCTCGTGTCCTTGGAAAGGACAAGGGGACTCCATTATTGCGAAATGGGATAAAAAGCGTTGCGATCGTAGCcaacgaggacgacgaggacgaggacgacgacgacgtttctgaatag